The window GAGCTTAAACAAATCTTTAATAATTTAGATGAAGTCCAACTAATCACCCCTTATAAAGAAACCTTAGCAGATGTTAAAACTGTTGAAGCAACCCTTAAAAACCAAATTTCAGAAGATACTAAAACCAGTCCTCACCTCTACTCTAAGCAACCTACCACTGGCGGAATAGATATCATACAGGTTATTGGTGTGATTGCTAAACTTTTTGAAAATAAAGACAAATATGTCGCGCCTCCTTTTATTGAAATGACCTATGACGATTTAGAATCACTTTTTGAAAACTCTAGTTTATTTAACGAAAGATTTATAATACATGATTTACAAATTGAAAAAGAATATATCCCTATGTTTTTTGAGTTTGTAATAAAAAATGAACTTGATAGTCAGCTTTTAGAAAAAGACAAAGAAGTAGAGCTATTAGAGCTTTTTGTCCAAAAAGGAAAGGTATTTAATAAAATTATTGCTGACTATAAAAACAAACAATAACTGGTATTTTAGTAATTTTGTTAAGTCATGAAAACATATAGTGAAGATTTAATTGTTACTCTTGATGATTTAGATGAACTAAATCATGTTAATAATGTGCGTTATATCCAATGGGTAAACCAAATTGCTAAAGCACACTGGTTTAATAATGCCACACAAGAGATGCTTGATCAGTATTTTTGGGTGTTAATATCCCATAAAATAGACTATAAACGCCAAATATTTTTAGGTGATAAAGTTACATTAAAAACCTACGTCAAATTATGCGAAGGCGTGACATCCTTGCGTGTTGTAGAAGTGTTAGTTAACAACAAACAGTGTGCTTATTCCGAAACTAAATAGTGTTTTATGAATATAGATACCAAAAGACCGTCTAGAATATCACCAGAAATCATTGCCATGTTCTAATAATTTTAAAGACACATACTAATTACCCTTTAAAAAAGTTATATTTTAGTCAACCAAAGTTACAATTACAATTTATGAAGCGTACGCTATATTTTATCTGCTGTATTGGATTAATTTTATCATCATTATCTTGTCGTAAAGATTTCGAATTTGAAGCAAGCACCGGTAGTTTAGGGTTTTCTAAAGACACCGTTTATTTAGATACCATTTTTGCAAATATTGGATCAAGCACTTATAATTTAAAAGTGTATAATAATAGTAATGAAGATATTTCTATTCCTAATGTGGAACTACAAAATGGAGAAAATTCAGGCTACCGTTTAAATGTAGACGGTCAAGCCGGAAAAAGCTTTACGGATGTACAACTATTAGCAAAAGACAGTTTATTTATTTTTATAGAAACCACTTATAATACTAACACGACTCCGCTGTCTGATACAGAATTTTTATACACAGA is drawn from Psychroserpens sp. NJDZ02 and contains these coding sequences:
- a CDS encoding acyl-CoA thioesterase, which translates into the protein MKTYSEDLIVTLDDLDELNHVNNVRYIQWVNQIAKAHWFNNATQEMLDQYFWVLISHKIDYKRQIFLGDKVTLKTYVKLCEGVTSLRVVEVLVNNKQCAYSETK